In a single window of the Bacteroidales bacterium genome:
- the groL gene encoding chaperonin GroEL (60 kDa chaperone family; promotes refolding of misfolded polypeptides especially under stressful conditions; forms two stacked rings of heptamers to form a barrel-shaped 14mer; ends can be capped by GroES; misfolded proteins enter the barrel where they are refolded when GroES binds): MAKEILFDIEARDALKKGVDKLNDAVKITLGPKGRNVVIEKSYGAPQITKDGVTVAKEIDLSDAFENVGAQMIKEVASKTGDDAGDGTTTATILAQSIINVGIKNVTSGANPMDLKRGVDKAVRAIVDNLKSQSQDVKVDSKKIEQVARISANNDEEIGKHIADAMKIVKKDGVITVEEAKGIDTHVEVVKGMQFDRGYISPYFITDTDKMEGVLENPYILLYDKKISSMKDIMPVLEPAAQENRPLMIIAEDIDGEALATLVVNKLRGSLKVAAVKAPGFGDRRKEMLEDLAVLTGGTLITEERGYKLENATLEMCGTTEKIVMDKENTTIVNGAGDKDQIKARVKEIKTHIENTTSDYDKEKLQERLAKLSGGVAVIYVGAASEVEMKEKKDRVDDALSATRAAVEEGIVPGGGVAYIRALEALDKITGENDDENIGIEIIKRAIEEPARQIATNAGKEGAVVVQVVKEGKDDFGYNARTDKFENLYKAGVIDPTKVTRIALENAASIAGMLLTTEAVMVDEKEDNPAPMMPPGGGMGGMGGMM, translated from the coding sequence ATGGCAAAAGAAATTTTATTTGATATTGAAGCCAGAGATGCTTTAAAAAAAGGTGTAGACAAACTTAACGATGCAGTTAAAATTACACTCGGACCAAAAGGGCGTAATGTTGTAATTGAAAAATCATACGGAGCACCTCAAATTACAAAAGACGGTGTTACAGTTGCTAAAGAAATTGATCTTTCTGATGCATTTGAAAATGTAGGCGCTCAAATGATAAAAGAGGTAGCTTCTAAAACAGGTGATGATGCCGGCGACGGAACAACAACTGCAACTATTCTTGCTCAATCAATTATAAATGTAGGTATAAAAAATGTAACTTCAGGTGCTAATCCAATGGACTTAAAACGCGGAGTTGATAAAGCAGTCAGAGCAATTGTTGATAATTTAAAAAGTCAATCACAAGATGTTAAAGTAGACAGCAAAAAAATTGAACAAGTAGCAAGAATCTCTGCTAATAATGATGAAGAAATTGGGAAACACATTGCCGATGCAATGAAGATCGTTAAAAAAGACGGTGTGATAACTGTTGAGGAAGCAAAAGGAATTGATACACATGTTGAGGTGGTAAAGGGTATGCAGTTTGACAGAGGATATATTTCTCCTTATTTTATTACTGATACTGATAAAATGGAAGGAGTTCTTGAAAACCCGTATATTTTATTATATGATAAAAAGATATCTTCCATGAAAGATATAATGCCTGTTTTGGAACCCGCTGCACAGGAAAACCGTCCGTTAATGATAATTGCTGAAGATATTGACGGAGAAGCATTAGCAACTCTTGTTGTAAATAAACTCAGAGGATCATTGAAAGTTGCTGCAGTTAAAGCTCCGGGGTTTGGTGACAGAAGAAAAGAAATGTTGGAAGATCTGGCTGTTTTAACAGGCGGTACACTAATTACTGAAGAAAGAGGTTATAAATTGGAAAATGCTACTCTTGAAATGTGCGGTACTACCGAAAAAATTGTTATGGATAAAGAAAACACAACAATAGTAAACGGAGCCGGAGATAAAGATCAAATAAAAGCAAGAGTAAAAGAGATCAAAACTCATATAGAAAATACTACTTCAGATTATGACAAAGAGAAATTACAAGAGAGATTAGCGAAACTTTCAGGTGGTGTTGCTGTAATTTATGTAGGTGCAGCTTCTGAAGTTGAAATGAAAGAGAAAAAAGATCGTGTTGACGATGCATTAAGTGCAACAAGAGCTGCAGTTGAAGAAGGTATAGTTCCCGGCGGCGGCGTTGCTTATATCAGAGCTTTGGAAGCTTTAGATAAGATTACCGGTGAAAATGATGATGAAAATATCGGAATTGAAATTATTAAAAGAGCAATTGAAGAACCTGCAAGACAAATTGCAACAAATGCAGGCAAAGAAGGTGCTGTTGTTGTACAAGTTGTTAAAGAGGGTAAAGATGATTTTGGTTACAATGCACGTACAGATAAATTTGAGAATTTATATAAAGCAGGTGTAATTGATCCTACTAAAGTAACCAGAATCGCTTTAGAAAATGCAGCATCAATTGCCGGTATGTTATTAACAACAGAAGCTGTGATGGTTGATGAAAAAGAAGATAATCCTGCACCGATGATGCCTCCCGGTGGCGGAATGGGCGGAATGGGCGGAATGATGTAA
- a CDS encoding RNA polymerase sigma factor, producing MPVTKEIISQCKKDNEKAREIIFNKYSPVLLSICIRYLKDRVKAEDVMQDAFIIIFTKINQYNGKGSFEGWIKRITVNTALMQLRKDKKEIVSDSMEYFQETTEKNENERNLNLKDKRSVIENAKFSQTEIFDIVSELPTGFRTVFNLYVVEGYKHKEISKELKISIGTSKSQLLRARKKLESILYIKALYKLKNKITNY from the coding sequence ATGCCTGTAACGAAGGAAATTATAAGTCAGTGTAAAAAGGATAACGAAAAAGCTCGGGAAATCATTTTTAATAAATATTCTCCTGTTCTTTTAAGTATATGTATAAGATATTTAAAAGACAGAGTAAAGGCTGAAGATGTTATGCAGGATGCATTTATTATAATTTTTACAAAAATTAATCAGTATAACGGGAAAGGTTCTTTTGAGGGCTGGATTAAACGTATCACAGTTAATACTGCTTTAATGCAATTAAGAAAGGATAAGAAAGAGATTGTTTCGGATAGTATGGAATATTTTCAAGAAACAACCGAAAAAAATGAAAATGAAAGAAATTTAAACCTAAAAGATAAAAGATCAGTAATTGAAAATGCAAAATTCTCTCAAACAGAGATATTTGATATTGTATCAGAATTACCGACAGGTTTCAGAACAGTTTTTAATCTGTATGTTGTTGAAGGCTATAAACATAAAGAAATTTCTAAAGAACTGAAAATAAGTATCGGAACATCAAAGTCTCAATTATTGAGAGCAAGAAAAAAATTGGAAAGTATATTATATATTAAAGCACTTTATAAATTAAAAAATAAAATTACTAATTATTAA